The Chrysoperla carnea chromosome X, inChrCarn1.1, whole genome shotgun sequence genome includes a region encoding these proteins:
- the LOC123302810 gene encoding uncharacterized protein LOC123302810 — translation MDTYEQNVMQTLNAEPQGGSTDMMKKVERALRLIKTVEEAERWMILNKQNIRLFKKMLMLKKENPLRLEANIGLCKSYQRQLHRLRLDLVKQGGGVTKKQNRHLIWETIETHHQGRVKTGMITNLDYKDPNIFFNRAFPMFRRHVRRELVNHPLKVYIMFTGNFIKPTTKEEDLKTFITIPGTR, via the exons ctacgaacaaaatgttatgcAAACGCTAAACGCGGAACCTCAAGGTGGTAGCACTGATATGATGAAGAAAGTGGAGAGAGCGTTGAGGCTCATCAAGACGGTGGAGGAAGCTGAGCGATGGATGATACTTAATAAGCAGAACATCCGCTTATTCAAAAAGATGTTgatgttaaagaaagaaaatcctctgcgtcttgaagctaatattggactttgtaaatcataccagCGGCAACTTCACCGACTGCGATTAGATTTAGTTAAACAAGGTGGTGGAgtcaccaaaaaacaaaatcgacatcTAATCTGGGAGACAATTGAAACCCACCACCAGGGCAGGGTGAAGACTggtatgattacaaatttggattataaagatccaaatatatttttcaaccgggCATTTCCAATGTTTAGAAGACACGTTCGGCGTGAGCTAGTGAATCATCCCctcaag GTGTATATTATGTTCACGGGCAATTTCATTAAGCCCACCACCAAAGAGgaggatttgaaaacttttataac aattccAGGAACGCGATAG